CCATTTAGGTGTATCGGCCCCACACTCCTTGCAAACAAATAAAGAATGGCCCCGCGCTTTCACGCAATGTCCCGATGAAGACTCAGCCCCATAAATTTCATAGCGAAACGACTCGTTATTTCTCCGTTCCTGGCGCGCCCTCGCCACCTTCTTTTTTCTTTAAATCACGAAAAAAATCTTCCGGGGTCATGGTTTCCAACTTCTTTTTAAAATCTTCGACCTCGCCCCCCGTGATCGGCTTCAGCAGTTCAGGGCAGGCGGCAAAAACGGTCTCGTCAACGAAAATGGGCGCGTTTTCTCGCACCGCCAACGCGATGGAATCCGAAGGGCGAGCGTCGAGCACTATTTCTTGGGCGTCCCGCTTCACGTAGACATCGGCATAGAAGGTACTGTCCTTCAACCCCGTGATGACGATCTTCTCCAATTTAGCTCCCAACCGTTTTATCGACTCCAACATTAAATCGTGAGTCAGCGGCCGTGGGAATTTTTGACCGGCCAGGGCCATCCCGATCGAACCGCCCTCATACAAACCGATCCACACAGGCAATAAACGGGGCCCGTTGACTTCTTCCAAAACCAAGACCGCCTGACCACCCACATTGGCTAAAGAATAGATTCGGGCTTCCTGAATCATATCATTCCCTCCTACCGCGCCAAGCCCACAAGACCCAAGAGGAACGCCAAATCCTCATCGCGGAACATAATATTTGCGTTTACATTAAAATTCTTGCGTTCCGACACATCTTCGATTTGCGCCCCCACCCAGAGCCAGGGTTCGATCGCCTTCACACGGGCCCCCACGTTATACACGGGTTTATCAAAATGGTGCCCCTGAATCATTTCATCGCGACCG
This window of the Elusimicrobiota bacterium genome carries:
- a CDS encoding bifunctional nuclease family protein, which codes for MIQEARIYSLANVGGQAVLVLEEVNGPRLLPVWIGLYEGGSIGMALAGQKFPRPLTHDLMLESIKRLGAKLEKIVITGLKDSTFYADVYVKRDAQEIVLDARPSDSIALAVRENAPIFVDETVFAACPELLKPITGGEVEDFKKKLETMTPEDFFRDLKKKEGGEGAPGTEK